The following coding sequences are from one Brienomyrus brachyistius isolate T26 chromosome 2, BBRACH_0.4, whole genome shotgun sequence window:
- the smarcad1a gene encoding SWI/SNF-related matrix-associated actin-dependent regulator of chromatin subfamily A containing DEAD/H box 1A isoform X4 codes for MSFNLERFRCRGNERKRKHLALTQDRRGSAKSKQDKENTPSSTAQGTMQGQQTAEPDCQAPVLKTSVQTVEDWEEGEASREWCTGDEEMEEVIRTPSPLDLTLASCLTRQTDKGSAQKRKHGSVDSGNSEESGNEMERPNKKKKKDTSMAGVYSGDSEENDNEMERPGKKKKKNASMAGVYSGDSEENDNEMERPGKKNTSMAGVYSGDSEDNDNEMERPGKKKKQDTATAGATIPHSSAFQVAPSGRDKKKPSLVNGRIMVRKLQMAAPEPDGDVRKPNPGKKGPSLVDQGILVRKLQKAFPELDREELRDILQQHNWNMEQALDELYLSSDLDESPSCPEVRVRRPVVQQPVTGAQGAGERADPPAVAKKAGMKVTAAKAKVARRKGRGQTAADSYASTSEEEGSRDFEGSLDDDSDGGGNMDSELKAGIVEFFQQASVDELSLIRSCSRTKAQKIMQLRPFCSWRDLERAFHRGNQLSYKLLSGCKVVLKERRMVLEVMKNCEAIAGKMMKDLALLIQRGAASYSQPTVLNSKMQLKPFQLVGLHWLTLLHQNKLSGILADEMGLGKTVQTISFLASLYQAGLKGPHLITVPASTLGNWVRELSLWCPKLKVLTYQGNMEERRYLRRNILRRQVDFNVIISTYNMTIGCSGDRGLFKKLKLQYAVFDEGHLLKNMDTVRYFHLMEINAQYRLLLTGTPLQNNLLELMSLLNFIMPSVFSSSTSQIAKLFSAKSSEHGSFEKDRIAHAKLLLKPFILRRVKSEVLKQLPAKVEKVELCPMSEKQQKLYSTLLVTLKSSATSEPKVLKTMMMQLRKMANHPLLHRQYYTNEKLAAMSQLMLKEATHHDANPTLIQEDMEVMSDFELHRLCQQYPILESYELQMDLLCDSGKFALLTELLASLKQKGDRVVLFSQFTMMLDIMETFLQHLGHSFIRLDGSTPVADRIVLIDKYNNNSEIFVFLLSTRAGKEGINLASANVVILHDIDLNPYNDKQAEDRCHRVGQTRTVQVFRLVSQESIEVNLLQISQRKLKLEQDVTAAEEGKQGNLSEDMASLLKTVLGL; via the exons ATGAGTTTTAATTTGGAAAGGTTTCGGTGCCGAGGGAATGAACGCAAAAGGAAACATCTGGCACTGACTCAGGATCGCCGCGGCTCTGCAAAATCCAAGCAGGACAAAGAAAACACACCAA GCTCCACAGCCCAGGGAACGATGCAAGGACAGCAGACAGCAGAGCCTGACTGCCAAGCCCCAGTGTTAAA GACGTCTGTACAGACTGTGGAGGActgggaggagggggaggcCTCCAGAGAGTGGTGCACAGGTGACGAGGAGATGGAGGAG gTAATCAGAACCCCAAGCCCCCTGGATCTAACCTTGGCTTCCTGCTTGAcgaggcagacagacaaag GGTCAGCCCAGAAGCGGAAGCACGGCAGTGTTGACAGCGGCAACTCTGAGGAAAGCGGAAATGAAATGGAGAGACccaacaagaagaagaagaag gacaCGTCTATGGCTGGTGTTTACAGTGGCGACTCTGAGGAAAACGACAATGAAATGGAGAGACccgggaagaagaagaagaagaacgcGTCTATGGCTGGTGTTTACAGTGGCGACTCTGAAGAAAATGACAATGAAATGGAGAGACCCGGGAAGAAGAACACGTCTATGGCTGGTGTTTACAGTGGCGACTCTGAGGACAACGACAATGAAATGGAGAGACCCGGCAAGAAGAAGAAGCAGGACACCGCGACGGCTGGTGCCACCATTCCTCATTCTTCAGCATTCCAG GTGGCTCCGTCAGGCCGAGACAAGAAGAAGCCATCTTTGGTCAATGGGCGAATTATGGTCAGAAAGCTGCAGATGGCTGCTCCTGAGCCGGACGGGGATGTGCGAAAGCCGAACCCAGGCAAGAAGGGGCCGTCCTTAGTGGATCAGGGAATTTTGGTCAGAAAGCTGCAGAAGGCCTTTCCTGAGCTCGACAGGGAG GAGCTGCGAGACATACTGCAGCAACACAACTGGAACATGGAGCAGGCCCTGGACGAGCTGTACCTATCCTCCGATCTGG ACGAGTcgcccagctgtcctgaagtcCGCGTGAGACGTCCTGTCGTACAGCAGCCTGTCACCGGGGCTCAGGGGGCGGGCGAGAGGGCCGACCCCCCCGCTGTCGCCAAAAAGGCCGGCATGAAGGTTACTGCAGCCAAAGCCAAGGTGGCCAGGCGGAAGGGGCGGGGCCAAACGGCCGCGGATTCGTATGCCAGCACGTCGGAGGAAGAGGGCAGCAGGGATTTTGAGGGCTCATTGGATGACGACTCGGACGGGGGGGGCAACATGGACTCAGAGCTGAAAGCAGGCATCGTGGAATTCTTCCAGCAGGCCTCAGTGGACGAGCTGTCGCTCATCCGCTCATGCTCTCGGACGAAGGCGCAGAAGATCATGCAGCTGCGGCCTTTTTGCTCGTGGCGTGACCTG GAGAGGGCGTTCCATAGGGGAAACCAGCTCTCCTACAAACTCCTGTCAGGTTGCAAGGTGGTGCTGAAGGAGCGACGGATGGTGCTGGAAGTGATGAAAAATTGTGAGGCCATCGCCGGCAAGATGATGAAGGACTTAGCATTGCTCATCCAGAGaggtgctgcctcctacagtCAGCCTACCGTTCTCAACAGCAA GATGCAGCTGAAGCCTTTCCAGCTGGTTGGCCTGCACTGGCTAACCCTACTTCACCAGAACAAGCTGAGCGGGATCCTCGCTGACGAGATG GGTTTAGGGAAGACCGTCCAGACCATCTCCTTCCTTGCCAGCCTGTACCAGGCGGGCCTCAAGGGACCCCACCTCATCACCGTGCCAGCCTCCACCCTAG GTAACTGGGTGCGTGAGCTGAGCCTGTGGTGTCCCAAGCTGAAGGTGCTGACTTACCAAG GTAATATGGAGGAGCGTAGATACCTACGACGTAACATACTCCGCCGGCAGGTGGACTTCAACGTTATTATTTCCAC GTACAACATGACCATCGGATGCTCGGGCGACCGCGGTCTCTTCAAGAAACTGAAGTTGCAGTATGCTGTGTTCGATGAGGGCCACTTGCTGAAGAACATGGACACAGTGCGCTACTTTCACCTCATGGAAATCAAT GCACAGTACCGGCTGCTCCTTACAGGGACCCCCCTGCAGAACAACCTCCTGGAGCTGATGTCACTACTGAACTTCATCATGCCCTCCGTGTTCTCCAGCAGTACTTCTCAGATCGCCAAGTTATTCTCAGCG AAATCTTCAGAGCACGGCAGCTTTGAGAAGGACAGGATTGCTCATGCCAAACTCCTCTTGAAGCCCTTCATCCTGAGAAGAGTCAAGAGCGAG GTCCTGAAACAGCTGCCCGCTAAGGTGGAGAAGGTGGAGCTCTGTCCCATGAGTGAGAAGCAGCAGAAACTCTACAGCACCCTCCTGGTGACGCTAAAGTCTTCTGCCACCAGCGAGC CAAAGGTGCTGAAAACCATGATGATGCAGCTGAGGAAGATGGCGAACCACCCCCTGCTCCACCGACAGTACTATACTAACGAGAAGCTTGCAGCTATGAGTCAACTCATGCTcaag GAGGCCACGCACCACGATGCCAACCCCACCCTCATCCAGGAGGACATGGAGGTGATGTCTGACTTTGAGTTGCACCGCCTGTGCCAGCAGTACCCCATCCTAGAGAGTTACGAGCTGCAGATGGATCTGCTGTGCGACTCGGGCAAGTTTGCCCTGCTCACAgaactgctggcttcactgAAACAGAAG gGGGACCGTGTGGTGCTCTTTAGCCAGTTCACAATGATGCTGGACATCATGGAAACCTTCCTTCAGCACCTGGGCCACAGCTTCATCCGCCTGGATGGCTCCACTCCCGTAGCAGACAG GATCGTATTGATCGACAAGTATAACAACAACTCGGAGATCTTTGTCTTCCTGCTGTCGACTCGGGCCGGCAAGGAGGGCATCAACCTGGCCTCAGCCAACGTAGTCATCCTTCACGATATCGACCTCAACCCTTACAATGACAAGCAGGCTGAGGACCGCTGTCATCGCGTGGGCCAGACCAG GACGGTGCAGGTGTTCAGATTGGTGAGCCAGGAATCCATTGAGGTCAACCTGCTGCAGATTAGCCAGAGGAAGCTGAAGTTGGAACAGGATGTGACTGCTGCTGAGGAAG GTAAACAGGGGAACTTGTCTGAGGACATGGCCTCTTTGCTGAAGACCGTTCTGGGCCTGTGA
- the smarcad1a gene encoding SWI/SNF-related matrix-associated actin-dependent regulator of chromatin subfamily A containing DEAD/H box 1A isoform X5 produces the protein MLERAFHRGNQLSYKLLSGCKVVLKERRMVLEVMKNCEAIAGKMMKDLALLIQRGAASYSQPTVLNSKMQLKPFQLVGLHWLTLLHQNKLSGILADEMGLGKTVQTISFLASLYQAGLKGPHLITVPASTLGNWVRELSLWCPKLKVLTYQGNMEERRYLRRNILRRQVDFNVIISTYNMTIGCSGDRGLFKKLKLQYAVFDEGHLLKNMDTVRYFHLMEINAQYRLLLTGTPLQNNLLELMSLLNFIMPSVFSSSTSQIAKLFSAKSSEHGSFEKDRIAHAKLLLKPFILRRVKSEVLKQLPAKVEKVELCPMSEKQQKLYSTLLVTLKSSATSEPKVLKTMMMQLRKMANHPLLHRQYYTNEKLAAMSQLMLKEATHHDANPTLIQEDMEVMSDFELHRLCQQYPILESYELQMDLLCDSGKFALLTELLASLKQKGDRVVLFSQFTMMLDIMETFLQHLGHSFIRLDGSTPVADRIVLIDKYNNNSEIFVFLLSTRAGKEGINLASANVVILHDIDLNPYNDKQAEDRCHRVGQTRTVQVFRLVSQESIEVNLLQISQRKLKLEQDVTAAEEGKQGNLSEDMASLLKTVLGL, from the exons ATGCTC GAGAGGGCGTTCCATAGGGGAAACCAGCTCTCCTACAAACTCCTGTCAGGTTGCAAGGTGGTGCTGAAGGAGCGACGGATGGTGCTGGAAGTGATGAAAAATTGTGAGGCCATCGCCGGCAAGATGATGAAGGACTTAGCATTGCTCATCCAGAGaggtgctgcctcctacagtCAGCCTACCGTTCTCAACAGCAA GATGCAGCTGAAGCCTTTCCAGCTGGTTGGCCTGCACTGGCTAACCCTACTTCACCAGAACAAGCTGAGCGGGATCCTCGCTGACGAGATG GGTTTAGGGAAGACCGTCCAGACCATCTCCTTCCTTGCCAGCCTGTACCAGGCGGGCCTCAAGGGACCCCACCTCATCACCGTGCCAGCCTCCACCCTAG GTAACTGGGTGCGTGAGCTGAGCCTGTGGTGTCCCAAGCTGAAGGTGCTGACTTACCAAG GTAATATGGAGGAGCGTAGATACCTACGACGTAACATACTCCGCCGGCAGGTGGACTTCAACGTTATTATTTCCAC GTACAACATGACCATCGGATGCTCGGGCGACCGCGGTCTCTTCAAGAAACTGAAGTTGCAGTATGCTGTGTTCGATGAGGGCCACTTGCTGAAGAACATGGACACAGTGCGCTACTTTCACCTCATGGAAATCAAT GCACAGTACCGGCTGCTCCTTACAGGGACCCCCCTGCAGAACAACCTCCTGGAGCTGATGTCACTACTGAACTTCATCATGCCCTCCGTGTTCTCCAGCAGTACTTCTCAGATCGCCAAGTTATTCTCAGCG AAATCTTCAGAGCACGGCAGCTTTGAGAAGGACAGGATTGCTCATGCCAAACTCCTCTTGAAGCCCTTCATCCTGAGAAGAGTCAAGAGCGAG GTCCTGAAACAGCTGCCCGCTAAGGTGGAGAAGGTGGAGCTCTGTCCCATGAGTGAGAAGCAGCAGAAACTCTACAGCACCCTCCTGGTGACGCTAAAGTCTTCTGCCACCAGCGAGC CAAAGGTGCTGAAAACCATGATGATGCAGCTGAGGAAGATGGCGAACCACCCCCTGCTCCACCGACAGTACTATACTAACGAGAAGCTTGCAGCTATGAGTCAACTCATGCTcaag GAGGCCACGCACCACGATGCCAACCCCACCCTCATCCAGGAGGACATGGAGGTGATGTCTGACTTTGAGTTGCACCGCCTGTGCCAGCAGTACCCCATCCTAGAGAGTTACGAGCTGCAGATGGATCTGCTGTGCGACTCGGGCAAGTTTGCCCTGCTCACAgaactgctggcttcactgAAACAGAAG gGGGACCGTGTGGTGCTCTTTAGCCAGTTCACAATGATGCTGGACATCATGGAAACCTTCCTTCAGCACCTGGGCCACAGCTTCATCCGCCTGGATGGCTCCACTCCCGTAGCAGACAG GATCGTATTGATCGACAAGTATAACAACAACTCGGAGATCTTTGTCTTCCTGCTGTCGACTCGGGCCGGCAAGGAGGGCATCAACCTGGCCTCAGCCAACGTAGTCATCCTTCACGATATCGACCTCAACCCTTACAATGACAAGCAGGCTGAGGACCGCTGTCATCGCGTGGGCCAGACCAG GACGGTGCAGGTGTTCAGATTGGTGAGCCAGGAATCCATTGAGGTCAACCTGCTGCAGATTAGCCAGAGGAAGCTGAAGTTGGAACAGGATGTGACTGCTGCTGAGGAAG GTAAACAGGGGAACTTGTCTGAGGACATGGCCTCTTTGCTGAAGACCGTTCTGGGCCTGTGA